The Musa acuminata AAA Group cultivar baxijiao chromosome BXJ2-2, Cavendish_Baxijiao_AAA, whole genome shotgun sequence genome contains the following window.
ATATTGTCCTGGGCTACTGTGGCTCTTCCCTCTTTTTGGTACTGTTTAAGCGCATCATTCGAGTTATTATTACCATTTCTTGGAATTATGTATATGGCTTGTTATATTTTGGAAATGGGTGTTTCTGTGGAGCAGGTGGGCAAGGTATTACGGATTCAAAAGGTTGCAAAGGGCGGAAGCCCGTCTCCAAATGGATGCTTGGTCCTATCCGATCATGAAAGACTAATGTGGAAAGACATTGGTGAACTCGCCGAGTCCACTTCGAAAGATGTTGCTGCTACAGCTTTTATTGACCATGTCATGAGGAATTTATTGGACTCCAAGCATATAGACGCTGGggtatgttattttttatgtcctgacattttcttttctttcggttgatgtgtttgtaattttttttttctaccatTTGACACAATGATTAAAAATGCATCCTGGACCTTTTCCAATTTCCACCACATTTAATATTTAACACCCACCAAAGTGATGTAATTTTATTTTGGCATTTAATGTTGTAACATGTGTGTGTTATTGCATTATGTACTGTGTCATATGATTTGTACTTCTGCAATTACATGAAATGCTTTTCAACATCATGTTACCTGAAAGATGTCATTGATCATCTTACACGGTTCTTTTGTTCTGGTTGAAACAGTGTAGCTTGAATGCCAGATATGTTTTTAGATTTGCCAAACGGTCTCTTAAGTTCTAACACATTTTGATGTTCGATTTTCTTCCAATATGCAGATTCTTGTCCATATTTCTAAGGAATTCTTGGAGGCTGTCGAGGGGAATATCAAGAGTCAACGTCCTCCATGGAGGATTGATGCCTCCAAAATTGATGTCCTTTGCGAATCTGCATTTCTTATTTCTGACCATTCAATCATTATTGGTAAGGGCTAATCTAAATATCTAGTATTTTTTTTCACATGACCCAGTTCGTATACAAGCCTGCAATTGAGGAATACCTCTTGTCAAAACTATATAAGTAACATGCAGTCAAAATAGTGTGAAATTTGTCATATCTCAAATGTCATACTTCTGAAGAGTATAGCAGCATTTTTCACAAATAAGATTATATAGCTTGGTAACGAGACACTTGTAAACCCTGTTTACAGATTGGTCTGTCCTACCTTATTTTGTGAAATATCAATTTGTGTTAGAATTGGAGAACATTAATTGATCAAGGAATAAACATGATGGTCAAAAGAAAATAGAATCTATTTTAGAACAAGGCTTTGTTGATAACTTGGTACCATTAAAGATAGAGCGTTGGTTTAATTACGAAGTCAAACTTCGAACCACTTCTGACCAAAATCTTTTATATACTAGAGTATTTATTTTGGGATGCATTCAAAATACACTTGACCATATTTAGCTAGGAGGTGCCTTGTGTCTgagctttcttccttttttttgtgtgCCCTAGCTCCCAATTGTAGTACTAAATAGGTAAAGGTCTTCCTGACCATTTGAAGCGATGTTAAGAACTCACAGTTAAATAAATATTCAGTGCTTGTTTTGTAGGAGGCTTTAAGGAACACACAATGTTTGCTCATTGATAGTTTTATTAGCTTTTGATATGTGCATATTCATTGCTATCAATTTCTTGATTTTCGTTGAACATCTCTCCCCAAATTTGTCCTTTCCTCTATTGTCTGGCTTTTGACTGTATTCCAAGTTATCCATATGGGTCCTGCGATGATATGTCTGTTTTGTTTCTTGCAATGTTTCTATGTTTAGTGTACTTACTACAATGCTTGCTACATAACTGCTAATACCTCGTAATAACTAAATAGCATTCTTCATGACGCTCTAAGTACAATTTCAGGTACTCCGAAACATGACTTCTGCATTGCAGTAGAAATAAAGGTGCTTCATTTCTAAGTAGAcacttttctttcttctcccttttaGCTTAGTTGCTCTATATGCTTGGCCTCTTTTTCTGACCATTTGTTTGATAACCTTGCTTACATGATTCAACGGAGCAGCCAAAATGTGGGTTTCTTCCATCTTCAGAATACATAGCTGAGAAAAATGCTGTTAAGAGGCATGTAACACGATTTAAAATGCATCAGTTCTTAAAACTTCATCAGGGAGAGGTACATACTTGATAGGCTTATTTACTCTTGAAATCTAATTTTCACTTGGGGTCAGTTCTCTTGACCCTTATCCTTCAACATCATGAGTTTTTATCAAGTCTTTCAGATTATATATTAAGAATTTGTGTGTTGCAGATATCACAAATAAGTGGGTATGATCCGCTTGATCTATTCTCTGGATTAAAAGATAGAATACATCTGGCCATCACTGCATTGTTTGCATCTCCTCAAAATAATTTCCGTATATTTTTGAATGGCTGTCTTATTTTTGGAGGATTGGGAGGTAGCATGGATAATACAGATGTCCGATCTCATAAATCAGGAGAAGCAATTGCGGATCTGATCTCTGCA
Protein-coding sequences here:
- the LOC103976631 gene encoding inositol-pentakisphosphate 2-kinase IPK1 isoform X1: MSHLQQEQKMLVRADDAKDWFYKGEGAANIVLGYCGSSLFLVGKVLRIQKVAKGGSPSPNGCLVLSDHERLMWKDIGELAESTSKDVAATAFIDHVMRNLLDSKHIDAGILVHISKEFLEAVEGNIKSQRPPWRIDASKIDVLCESAFLISDHSIIIGTPKHDFCIAVEIKPKCGFLPSSEYIAEKNAVKRHVTRFKMHQFLKLHQGEISQISGYDPLDLFSGLKDRIHLAITALFASPQNNFRIFLNGCLIFGGLGGSMDNTDVRSHKSGEAIADLISACGLQLGSFLELVAEAIFGSGILDRLLATQQLDVLDIEGAIHVYYNIISRPCAVCKNSSDAELLHQYSSLHSLSLDDSLKIVREYLIAATAKDCSLMISFSRTADGRNASDCNSVALKSLNQSYNYKAYFIDLDLKPLEKMAYYYKLDQKIVNFYKMNDKTEGKPSISGSGGPPGEALDASS
- the LOC103976631 gene encoding inositol-pentakisphosphate 2-kinase IPK1 isoform X3, translating into MLVRADDAKDWFYKGEGAANIVLGYCGSSLFLVGKVLRIQKVAKGGSPSPNGCLVLSDHERLMWKDIGELAESTSKDVAATAFIDHVMRNLLDSKHIDAGILVHISKEFLEAVEGNIKSQRPPWRIDASKIDVLCESAFLISDHSIIIGTPKHDFCIAVEIKPKCGFLPSSEYIAEKNAVKRHVTRFKMHQFLKLHQGEISQISGYDPLDLFSGLKDRIHLAITALFASPQNNFRIFLNGCLIFGGLGGSMDNTDVRSHKSGEAIADLISACGLQLGSFLELVAEAIFGSGILDRLLATQQLDVLDIEGAIHVYYNIISRPCAVCKNSSDAELLHQYSSLHSLSLDDSLKIVREYLIAATAKDCSLMISFSRTADGRNASDCNSVALKSLNQSYNYKAYFIDLDLKPLEKMAYYYKLDQKIVNFYKMNDKTEGKPSISGSGGPPGEALDASS
- the LOC103976631 gene encoding inositol-pentakisphosphate 2-kinase IPK1 isoform X2, translated to MSHLQQMLVRADDAKDWFYKGEGAANIVLGYCGSSLFLVGKVLRIQKVAKGGSPSPNGCLVLSDHERLMWKDIGELAESTSKDVAATAFIDHVMRNLLDSKHIDAGILVHISKEFLEAVEGNIKSQRPPWRIDASKIDVLCESAFLISDHSIIIGTPKHDFCIAVEIKPKCGFLPSSEYIAEKNAVKRHVTRFKMHQFLKLHQGEISQISGYDPLDLFSGLKDRIHLAITALFASPQNNFRIFLNGCLIFGGLGGSMDNTDVRSHKSGEAIADLISACGLQLGSFLELVAEAIFGSGILDRLLATQQLDVLDIEGAIHVYYNIISRPCAVCKNSSDAELLHQYSSLHSLSLDDSLKIVREYLIAATAKDCSLMISFSRTADGRNASDCNSVALKSLNQSYNYKAYFIDLDLKPLEKMAYYYKLDQKIVNFYKMNDKTEGKPSISGSGGPPGEALDASS